From one Streptomyces sp. N50 genomic stretch:
- a CDS encoding SDR family oxidoreductase — protein MNAEESSKIAVVTGAGSGIGRAVAVELLRAGWSLALAGRRAEPLEETAALVPEGASITVATDVARPEDVDGLFDAVVERFGRVDLLFNNAGTFGPGGVAVEDLSYDAWRHVVDTNLNGAFLCAQAAYRRMKEQVPQGGRIINNGSISAHTPRPQSVAYTATKHALTGLTKSLSLDGRPYSIAVGQIDIGNAATDMTARMETGALQANGVVTPEPVMDVADVARTVRHMAELPLGANVQFATVLATAMPYVGRG, from the coding sequence ATGAACGCTGAGGAATCGTCGAAGATCGCCGTGGTGACCGGCGCCGGATCCGGCATCGGGCGCGCGGTCGCCGTGGAACTGCTGCGCGCGGGCTGGTCGTTGGCACTGGCCGGCCGCCGCGCCGAACCGCTGGAGGAGACGGCCGCGCTGGTGCCCGAGGGCGCCTCCATCACCGTGGCGACGGATGTCGCGCGGCCGGAGGACGTGGACGGGCTGTTCGACGCGGTCGTGGAGCGGTTCGGGCGGGTGGACCTGCTGTTCAACAACGCGGGGACCTTCGGGCCCGGTGGGGTGGCGGTGGAGGACCTGTCCTACGACGCCTGGCGGCATGTGGTGGACACCAACCTCAACGGGGCGTTCCTGTGTGCGCAGGCGGCGTACCGGCGGATGAAGGAGCAGGTGCCGCAGGGCGGGCGGATCATCAACAACGGGTCCATTTCCGCCCATACGCCCCGTCCGCAGTCCGTGGCCTACACCGCCACCAAACACGCGCTGACGGGGCTCACCAAGTCGCTGTCGCTGGACGGGCGGCCGTACTCGATCGCGGTCGGGCAGATCGACATCGGGAACGCGGCGACCGACATGACGGCGCGGATGGAGACCGGTGCGCTGCAGGCCAACGGGGTGGTAACCCCGGAACCGGTGATGGATGTCGCCGATGTGGCGCGCACCGTGCGGCACATGGCGGAGCTGCCGCTGGGGGCGAACGTGCAGTTCGCGACGGTGCTGGCGACCGCGATGCCGTATGTCGGGCGCGGCTAG
- a CDS encoding Gfo/Idh/MocA family oxidoreductase yields the protein MTEQRVRWGVLATGGIAAAFAAELVDLPDADLVAVASRTEASAKAFAERFGIERAYGGWDALANDGDIDVVYVATPHSAHRTAAGLCLEAGRNVLVEKAFTLNSREATELVALAGEHGSFLMEAMWMYCNPLVRRLKSLVDDGAIGEVRTIQADFGLAGPFPPSHRLRDPAQGGGALLDLGVYPVSFAHLLLGEPADVKASAVLSPEGADLQTAALFSWDSGALAALHCSIVGGTGTSASVTGSLGRIDIPDGFFHPERFVLHRDGRDPEEFVLDPADGPRNTLRHEASEVMRAVRAGETESPLVPLEGTLAVMRTLDAVRERIGVRYPQEG from the coding sequence ATGACGGAACAGAGGGTGCGCTGGGGAGTCCTGGCCACGGGTGGGATCGCGGCCGCGTTCGCGGCGGAGCTCGTCGATCTGCCGGACGCCGACCTGGTCGCGGTGGCCTCGCGCACGGAAGCCTCGGCGAAGGCCTTCGCGGAACGGTTCGGGATCGAGCGGGCCTACGGCGGCTGGGACGCGCTGGCGAACGACGGGGACATCGATGTCGTCTACGTCGCAACCCCGCACTCGGCGCACCGCACGGCCGCCGGTCTCTGCCTGGAGGCGGGGCGGAACGTGCTCGTCGAGAAGGCCTTCACCCTGAACTCCCGCGAGGCGACGGAACTTGTCGCACTGGCGGGTGAGCACGGGAGCTTCCTCATGGAGGCCATGTGGATGTACTGCAATCCGCTCGTACGGCGGCTGAAGTCGCTGGTCGACGATGGTGCCATCGGTGAAGTCCGCACGATCCAGGCCGACTTCGGGCTCGCTGGGCCCTTTCCGCCCTCGCACCGGCTGCGTGATCCGGCGCAGGGCGGGGGCGCGCTGCTGGACCTCGGGGTGTATCCGGTGTCGTTCGCGCATCTGCTGCTCGGTGAGCCCGCCGACGTCAAGGCGTCGGCCGTGCTCTCGCCCGAGGGTGCCGATCTGCAGACGGCGGCCCTGTTCTCCTGGGACAGCGGAGCGCTGGCCGCGCTGCACTGCTCGATCGTCGGGGGTACGGGGACCTCGGCGTCGGTGACCGGTTCGCTGGGGCGGATCGACATCCCGGACGGCTTCTTCCACCCGGAGCGGTTCGTGCTGCACCGGGACGGGCGCGACCCCGAGGAGTTCGTGCTCGACCCGGCGGACGGGCCGCGCAACACCTTGCGCCACGAGGCGTCCGAGGTGATGCGGGCGGTGCGGGCCGGGGAGACCGAGTCGCCTCTGGTGCCGCTGGAGGGGACCCTCGCGGTGATGCGGACGCTGGACGCGGTGCGGGAGCGGATCGGGGTGCGGTACCCGCAGGAGGGGTGA